From Apium graveolens cultivar Ventura chromosome 9, ASM990537v1, whole genome shotgun sequence, the proteins below share one genomic window:
- the LOC141682921 gene encoding pentatricopeptide repeat-containing protein At5g15300, which produces MIRNRRSGSSNKLKHWGKCKSLQTLKQAHAYTIIKGFNSDRSALREIIYVSAVALTSTIHYAHQLFVNITQPDNYMWNTMMRGSAQSSNPFLAVSLYTQMEKQGVRPDNYTFPFVLKACAKLCWGNFGCGIHGKVVKFGFEWNKFSRNTLIYFHANCGDIGVAKRIFDESVEKDVVAWSALTAGYARRGDLSIARRLFEEMPVKDLVSWNVIITGYAKRGEMQCARRLFDEVPKRDVVSWNAMISGYVIHGLHKEAFEMFDEMVGLGELPDDVTMLSLLSSCASTGALDVGEKIHCSILDRRKGDLSIVIANALIDMYAKCGSIEKAISVFRGMTDKLVSTWNSIIVGLAFHGHSEESIGFFKEMLGLNLRPNEITFVGVLIACSHAGKVEDGRRFFRLMRDVYNIAPNIKHYGCMVDMLGRAGLLDEAFGFINTMEIEPNGIVWRTLLGACRIYNNVELAKRANDRLLKLRQDESGDYVLLSNVYASRGEWDGAERVRKLMDDSGVWKAPACSSIDSDNKALLHFLLDSESRKYSQKGTL; this is translated from the coding sequence ATGATAAGAAACAGGAGAAGCGGGAGTTCAAACAAGTTAAAACACTGGGGAAAATGCAAGTCTCTCCAAACTTTAAAACAAGCTCACGCTTACACGATCATCAAGGGTTTCAATTCGGACCGGTCAGCTCTCAGAGAAATTATTTACGTTTCAGCAGTTGCATTAACTTCTACTATACACTATGCACACCAACTGTTTGTGAATATTACTCAACCAGATAATTATATGTGGAACACTATGATGAGAGGCTCCGCTCAGAGTTCTAATCCATTCTTGGCTGTTTCACTATATACCCAAATGGAAAAACAAGGTGTTCGTCCTGATAATTATACGTTTCCGTTCGTGCTTAAGGCGTGTGCTAAGCTTTGTTGGGGGAATTTTGGGTGTGGGATTCATGGGAAGGTTGTGAAGTTTGGTTTTGAGTGGAATAAGTTCTCGAGGAATACGCTTATTTATTTTCATGCGAATTGTGGGGATATAGGGGTGGCGAAGAGGATTTTTGATGAGTCGGTTGAGAAGGATGTTGTGGCTTGGTCCGCTTTGACAGCAGGGTATGCGAGGAGAGGGGATTTGAGTATTGCTAGGAGGCTTTTTGAGGAAATGCCGGTGAAGGATTTGGTTTCTTGGAATGTTATTATTACGGGGTATGCAAAGAGAGGTGAGATGCAATGTGCGAGGAGATTATTTGATGAGGTGCCTAAAAGGGATGTTGTTAGTTGGAATGCTATGATTTCGGGGTATGTTATTCATGGATTGCATAAGGAAGCGTTTGAGATGTTTGATGAGATGGTAGGTTTGGGAGAGTTGCCTGACGATGTTACTATGTTGAGTCTTTTGAGTTCGTGTGCTAGTACAGGTGCATTAGATGTTGGAGAGAAGATACATTGCTCGATATTGGATAGGCGCAAGGGAGACTTGAGCATTGTGATTGCGAATGCACTTATAGACATGTATGCAAAGTGTGGGAGTATTGAAAAAGCAATTTCAGTGTTCCGAGGCATGACGGATAAACTTGTCTCTACATGGAATTCGATAATTGTAGGCTTAGCATTTCATGGTCATTCTGAGGAATCTATTGGCTTTTTCAAAGAGATGCTAGGATTGAATCTCAGGCCTAATGAGATCACTTTCGTTGGGGTCTTAATTGCTTGTAGTCATGCTGGTAAAGTTGAAGACGGGCGCAGATTTTTTAGACTCATGCGAGATGTGTATAATATTGCACCAAACATAAAACACTATGGGTGTATGGTGGATATGCTTGGCCGAGCTGGCCTACTGGATGAAGCATTTGGGTTTATCAATACAATGGAGATTGAACCAAATGGCATTGTTTGGAGAACTCTGCTTGGAGCCTGCAGGATTTATAACAATGTCGAACTAGCTAAACGTGCTAATGACCGTCTACTGAAACTGAGACAGGACGAAAGTGGTGACTATGTACTACTTTCAAATGTTTATGCTTCACGAGGTGAGTGGGATGGAGCTGAGAGGGTGAGAAAATTGATGGATGATAGTGGTGTATGGAAAGCGCCTGCATGTAGCTCAATCGACAGCGACAACAAAGCTCTTTTGCATTTTTTGCTAGACTCAGAGTCTCGAAAATATTCACAGAAAGGAACATTGTGA
- the LOC141687227 gene encoding pentatricopeptide repeat-containing protein At5g15280, mitochondrial isoform X1 translates to MIFKNGMLHKPYITQVCNLFYTFPISHYFFTSLAAVTKSNNSHLDKSVNNFSGIAKSVKLKCSHLWDDNKVCNFNLQDYLLNLSCISPKTARRYLRFSKLKPQDILEILVGFESDGGNFEQKVKKVESLWGIFKWASDQSREFSHVSESCKIMVSLLVEARMFRDAEMVLGRVESRGIMLESGELFSNLVVGYVESNELKRAISVYDRMRGLGLVPSLGCYHVLLNKLVQFGHTQLAFQLFVDMVQNELGINLEGKRIYQKVIQMLCIEGKIQEARNLVKKIATYGLKPNALVIKAIASVYCEKKEYDDLLSFFAEIDCVPDAYCGNMIVNSLCKSFGTEEAFLFLQELEFLGFIPDEITFGIFIAWACRRSKLKDAFIYLSEIFSRGLKPHLYSYNALIGGVLKEGMWNHAKDILDEMNDRAITPELSTYKVLLAGFCRARQFDEVRVVIREMEGHGMVHLSPTEDLLSKAHLLLGFDSSSVKVRRDNYPRFSRTEFFDNIGNGLYLDTDIDKFEKITTKVLDDSMIPDINNVVLRDFCPKNPKRAILLVDDMLHWGEDLSLSVFSATLNKLCTSRCGIRPITGLLERFPKLSSQLDQETLNNLVQALIERGHASKAKIIFDEMVQKRQEITNTTYTAILKDLCRVGGLGCVQQCWELARVDKWVPEYEDFKLLIGLLFQWKMLNEALELFETMTVTYPHMQLDLCHSFLEYSCSEGFALVAQALTEEMSKKDFILDGVAYSHLLLGFCKEKRIARACLLYDIILAKKLSPKLEILVLLIPELCRTKAFKKISDLRESILTEQPLLPLSISNLMNGFCKAGIVEEAANVLQYMLLKGVRPHDEVHNILLQGYCQSKDFRKVAELLGFVMRQGITISTQSYRRLVSVMCMEGRYTSALNVKEFMLKENESLHEFIYNILIFYLFLSGNVKIANSVLEEIQERGFHLKETTYNLVVYGLSCVEDVSRALDYMGNMMSKGIIPSNRCFRAVIKCLCRSGELEKALKLSQEMESLGRFHASTIQYYIVEGFLTHGNFQEAVNFLDRMETKNLIPKIIVYDNIIKLLSCCGRQDKAVHLLDIMLRNGNIPSSTSYDYLIQCFVTCHKLNEALDLHSEMLHRKLYPSTNTWNSLIQKVCEDGKPEEAEALLHNMVQMGEIPVRKTYCSMIDRYCLEKNYSKASELLKSMKQQGYEPEFETQWSLIRHLSSFTDKDKSKSKPNFLSRLLSDSGFVRKGNPKAK, encoded by the coding sequence ATGATATTCAAAAATGGCATGCTTCATAAACCCTACATCACTCAGGTTTGTAATCTCTTCTACACCTTCCCAATCTCTCATTATTTTTTCACTTCATTAGCTGCTGTAACTAAATCAAACAATTCCCATTTAGATAAATCAGTAAATAATTTTTCCGGTATTGCAAAATCAGTCAAATTGAAATGCTCACATCTTTGGGATGATAATAAAGTTTGTAATTTTAATCTTCAAGATTATCTTCTTAATCTTTCTTGTATATCCCCCAAAACTGCCAGAAGATATTTGAGGTTTTCGAAGTTAAAGCCTCAAGATATTCTTGAAATTTTAGTGGGGTTTGAGAGTGATGGTGGGAATTTTGAACAGAAAGTTAAAAAGGTTGAATCTTTATGGGGTATTTTTAAGTGGGCTAGTGACCAAAGTAGGGAATTTTCGCATGTTTCCGAGTCTTGTAAGATTATGGTTTCTTTGCTTGTCGAGGCAAGAATGTTTAGGGATGCGGAAATGGTACTTGGGAGAGTTGAAAGTCGAGGAATTATGTTGGAGAGTGGAGAATTGTTCAGTAATTTGGTTGTAGGGTATGTAGAAAGTAATGAATTGAAAAGGGCCATTTCTGTTTATGATCGAATGAGGGGTTTAGGTTTGGTGCCGTCGTTGGGGTGTTATCATGTTCTTCTTAACAAGTTGGTTCAATTTGGTCACACACAGTTAGCATTTCAGCTGTTTGTTGATATGGTGCAGAATGAGTTGGGAATTAATTTAGAAGGTAAGCGAATTTACCAGAAAGTCATTCAGATGCTTTGCATAGAGGGAAAAATTCAAGAAGCAAGAAACCTTGTAAAGAAGATTGCGACTTATGGATTGAAACCCAACGCGTTAGTTATTAAAGCGATTGCCAGTGTATACTGTGAGAAGAAGGAATATGATGATCTTCTAAGCTTTTTTGCTGAAATTGATTGTGTTCCAGATGCGTACTGTGGTAATATGATTGTGAATTCTTTGTGCAAAAGCTTTGGCACAGAAGAAGCATTTTTATTCTTGCAGGAACTCGAATTTTTAGGCTTCATCCCTGATGAAATAACATTTGGCATCTTCATAGCATGGGCTTGTCGTCGAAGTAAATTAAAGGATGCTTTCATTTACCTCTCAGAGATTTTTTCCAGGGGACTAAAACCTCATTTATATTCTTACAATGCTCTGATTGGTGGGGTACTCAAAGAGGGCATGTGGAACCATGCCAAGGATATTCTTGATGAAATGAATGATAGGGCCATAACACCTGAGCTGTCAACCTATAAAGTTCTTCTTGCTGGTTTCTGTAGAGCTAGACAATTTGATGAAGTGAGAGTGGTGATCAGGGAGATGGAAGGCCATGGAATGGTTCATTTATCACCGACAGAAGATTTACTATCAAAAGCACATTTGTTACTGGGGTTTGATTCATCCTCTGTAAAAGTGAGGAGGGATAATTATCCGAGGTTTTCAAGAACAGAGTTCTTCGATAATATAGGAAATGGACTTTATTTGGACACAGATATTGATAAATTTGAGAAAATTACAACAAAAGTTCTTGATGATTCCATGATTCCTGACATTAACAATGTAGTGTTACGGGACTTTTGTCCTAAAAATCCTAAACGCGCGATATTGTTGGTAGATGATATGCTTCACTGGGGGGAGGACCTATCTTTGTCAGTCTTTTCAGCAACATTAAATAAGCTTTGCACGTCTCGTTGTGGTATCAGACCAATAACAGGTCTCTTGGAAAGATTTCCAAAGTTGTCAAGCCAGCTTGACCAGGAAACTCTCAATAATCTTGTTCAAGCACTTATTGAAAGAGGACATGCATCAAAGGCCAAGATCATCTTTGATGAAATGGTCCAAAAGCGTCAAGAAATCACAAATACCACTTACACTGCTATATTAAAGGACTTATGCAGGGTAGGAGGCTTGGGATGCGTTCAGCAGTGTTGGGAACTAGCAAGAGTGGATAAGTGGGTGCCTGAGtatgaggattttaaattacTTATAGGTCTCCTCTTCCAGTGGAAAATGCTCAATGAAGCATTAGAGCTTTTTGAGACTATGACAGTCACTTACCCACATATGCAATTGGATCTTTGTCATTCTTTTCTTGAATATTCTTGCAGTGAAGGGTTTGCACTAGTTGCACAGGCTTTGACCGAAGAAATGTCAAAGAAAGACTTTATCTTGGATGGTGTAGCTTACAGCCATCTACTGTTAGGGTTCTGCAAGGAGAAAAGAATTGCGAGAGCCTGTTTGCTATATGATATAATACTTGCCAAAAAACTGTCTCCAAAATTGGAGATTCTTGTTTTGTTAATCCCCGAGCTATGCAGAACAAAAGCTTTTAAGAAAATATCTGATCTGAGAGAGAGTATCTTGACAGAGCAGCCTTTGCTGCCTCTTTCTATCAGTAATCTAATGAATGGTTTTTGTAAGGCAGGGATTGTTGAAGAAGCAGCCAATGTACTTCAATACATGTTGCTGAAGGGTGTACGCCCACATGACGAAGTTCATAACATACTTCTTCAAGGTTATTGTCAGAGTAAGGACTTCAGGAAAGTTGCAGAATTACTTGGTTTTGTAATGAGACAGGGTATTACCATCTCAACACAGAGTTACCGGAGATTAGTGTCCGTCATGTGTATGGAGGGTAGATACACCTCTGCATTAAACGTAAAAGAGTTTATGCTTAAGGAAAATGAAAGTTTGCATGAGTTTATATATAATATTCTGATCTTTTATCTTTTCTTGTCTGGAAATGTGAAGATTGCAAATTCAGTGTTAGAAGAAATACAGGAGAGGGGATTTCATCTTAAGGAGACCACGTACAATCTTGTGGTCTATGGATTATCCTGCGTTGAAGATGTGTCACGTGCTCTTGATTATATGGGTAACATGATGTCAAAAGGAATCATACCGAGTAATCGTTGTTTCAGAGCAGTAATAAAGTGTCTCTGTAGAAGTGGGGAGCTTGAGAAAGCACTGAAGTTGAGTCAAGAAATGGAGTCACTTGGCCGGTTTCATGCTTCAACCATTCAATATTACATTGTGGAAGGTTTTCTAACCCATGGTAATTTCCAAGAGGCAGTAAACTTCTTAGATAGGATGGAAACCAAAAATCTGATTCCAAAAATTATTGTGTATGATAATATAATCAAGCTTCTTTCATGTTGTGGAAGGCAAGATAAGGCAGTTCATCTTCTTGACATAATGTTAAGGAATGGAAACATCCCAAGTTCTACCAGTTATGATTATCTAATTCAATGTTTTGTTACCTGTCATAAATTGAATGAAGCCCTGGATTTACATAGTGAAATGTTGCATAGGAAACTATATCCGAGCACCAACACATGGAACTCCCTTATTCAAAAAGTTTGTGAAGATGGAAAACCAGAAGAAGCAGAAGCACTACTTCATAACATGGTTCAGATGGGCGAAATTCCAGTCAGAAAGACTTACTGCTCCATGATTGATAGGTATTGCTTGGAGAAGAACTACAGCAAGGCATCAGAGCTTTTGAAATCAATGAAACAACAGGGTTATGAGCCAGAGTTTGAGACTCAGTGGTCTTTGATCCGACATTTAAGCTCTTTTACCGACAAAGATAAAAGCAAAAGCAAACCTAACTTTCTGTCAAGGCTTCTTTCTGATAGTGGATTTGTGCGGAAGGGGAACCCCAAAGCCAAATAA
- the LOC141687227 gene encoding pentatricopeptide repeat-containing protein At5g15280, mitochondrial isoform X2, protein MIFKNGMLHKPYITQVCNLFYTFPISHYFFTSLAAVTKSNNSHLDKSVNNFSGIAKSVKLKCSHLWDDNKVCNFNLQDYLLNLSCISPKTARRYLRFSKLKPQDILEILVGFESDGGNFEQKVKKVESLWGIFKWASDQSREFSHVSESCKIMVSLLVEARMFRDAEMVLGRVESRGIMLESGELFSNLVVGYVESNELKRAISVYDRMRGLGLVPSLGCYHVLLNKLVQFGHTQLAFQLFVDMVQNELGINLEGKRIYQKVIQMLCIEGKIQEARNLVKKIATYGLKPNALVIKAIASVYCEKKEYDDLLSFFAEIDCVPDAYCGNMIVNSLCKSFGTEEAFLFLQELEFLGFIPDEITFGIFIAWACRRSKLKDAFIYLSEIFSRGLKPHLYSYNALIGGVLKEGMWNHAKDILDEMNDRAITPELSTYKVLLAGFCRARQFDEVRVVIREMEGHGMVHLSPTEDLLSKAHLLLGFDSSSVKVRRDNYPRFSRTEFFDNIGNGLYLDTDIDKFEKITTKVLDDSMIPDINNVVLRDFCPKNPKRAILLVDDMLHWGEDLSLSVFSATLNKLCTSRCGIRPITGLLERFPKLSSQLDQETLNNLVQALIERGHASKAKIIFDEMVQKRQEITNTTYTAILKDLCRVGGLGCVQQCWELARVDKWVPEYEDFKLLIGLLFQWKMLNEALELFETMTVTYPHMQLDLCHSFLEYSCSEGFALVAQALTEEMSKKDFILDGVAYSHLLLGFCKEKRIARACLLYDIILAKKLSPKLEILVLLIPELCRTKAFKKISDLRESILTEQPLLPLSISNLMNGFCKAGIVEEAANVLQYMLLKGVRPHDEVHNILLQGYCQSKDFRKVAELLGFVMRQGITISTQSYRRLVSVMCMEGRYTSALNVKEFMLKENESLHEFIYNILIFYLFLSGNVKIANSVLEEIQERGFHLKETTYNLVVYGLSCVEDVSRALDYMGNMMSKGIIPSNRCFRAVIKCLCRSGELEKALKLSQEMESLGRFHASTIQYYIVEGFLTHGNYIRAPTHGTPLFKKFVKMENQKKQKHYFITWFRWAKFQSERLTAP, encoded by the exons ATGATATTCAAAAATGGCATGCTTCATAAACCCTACATCACTCAGGTTTGTAATCTCTTCTACACCTTCCCAATCTCTCATTATTTTTTCACTTCATTAGCTGCTGTAACTAAATCAAACAATTCCCATTTAGATAAATCAGTAAATAATTTTTCCGGTATTGCAAAATCAGTCAAATTGAAATGCTCACATCTTTGGGATGATAATAAAGTTTGTAATTTTAATCTTCAAGATTATCTTCTTAATCTTTCTTGTATATCCCCCAAAACTGCCAGAAGATATTTGAGGTTTTCGAAGTTAAAGCCTCAAGATATTCTTGAAATTTTAGTGGGGTTTGAGAGTGATGGTGGGAATTTTGAACAGAAAGTTAAAAAGGTTGAATCTTTATGGGGTATTTTTAAGTGGGCTAGTGACCAAAGTAGGGAATTTTCGCATGTTTCCGAGTCTTGTAAGATTATGGTTTCTTTGCTTGTCGAGGCAAGAATGTTTAGGGATGCGGAAATGGTACTTGGGAGAGTTGAAAGTCGAGGAATTATGTTGGAGAGTGGAGAATTGTTCAGTAATTTGGTTGTAGGGTATGTAGAAAGTAATGAATTGAAAAGGGCCATTTCTGTTTATGATCGAATGAGGGGTTTAGGTTTGGTGCCGTCGTTGGGGTGTTATCATGTTCTTCTTAACAAGTTGGTTCAATTTGGTCACACACAGTTAGCATTTCAGCTGTTTGTTGATATGGTGCAGAATGAGTTGGGAATTAATTTAGAAGGTAAGCGAATTTACCAGAAAGTCATTCAGATGCTTTGCATAGAGGGAAAAATTCAAGAAGCAAGAAACCTTGTAAAGAAGATTGCGACTTATGGATTGAAACCCAACGCGTTAGTTATTAAAGCGATTGCCAGTGTATACTGTGAGAAGAAGGAATATGATGATCTTCTAAGCTTTTTTGCTGAAATTGATTGTGTTCCAGATGCGTACTGTGGTAATATGATTGTGAATTCTTTGTGCAAAAGCTTTGGCACAGAAGAAGCATTTTTATTCTTGCAGGAACTCGAATTTTTAGGCTTCATCCCTGATGAAATAACATTTGGCATCTTCATAGCATGGGCTTGTCGTCGAAGTAAATTAAAGGATGCTTTCATTTACCTCTCAGAGATTTTTTCCAGGGGACTAAAACCTCATTTATATTCTTACAATGCTCTGATTGGTGGGGTACTCAAAGAGGGCATGTGGAACCATGCCAAGGATATTCTTGATGAAATGAATGATAGGGCCATAACACCTGAGCTGTCAACCTATAAAGTTCTTCTTGCTGGTTTCTGTAGAGCTAGACAATTTGATGAAGTGAGAGTGGTGATCAGGGAGATGGAAGGCCATGGAATGGTTCATTTATCACCGACAGAAGATTTACTATCAAAAGCACATTTGTTACTGGGGTTTGATTCATCCTCTGTAAAAGTGAGGAGGGATAATTATCCGAGGTTTTCAAGAACAGAGTTCTTCGATAATATAGGAAATGGACTTTATTTGGACACAGATATTGATAAATTTGAGAAAATTACAACAAAAGTTCTTGATGATTCCATGATTCCTGACATTAACAATGTAGTGTTACGGGACTTTTGTCCTAAAAATCCTAAACGCGCGATATTGTTGGTAGATGATATGCTTCACTGGGGGGAGGACCTATCTTTGTCAGTCTTTTCAGCAACATTAAATAAGCTTTGCACGTCTCGTTGTGGTATCAGACCAATAACAGGTCTCTTGGAAAGATTTCCAAAGTTGTCAAGCCAGCTTGACCAGGAAACTCTCAATAATCTTGTTCAAGCACTTATTGAAAGAGGACATGCATCAAAGGCCAAGATCATCTTTGATGAAATGGTCCAAAAGCGTCAAGAAATCACAAATACCACTTACACTGCTATATTAAAGGACTTATGCAGGGTAGGAGGCTTGGGATGCGTTCAGCAGTGTTGGGAACTAGCAAGAGTGGATAAGTGGGTGCCTGAGtatgaggattttaaattacTTATAGGTCTCCTCTTCCAGTGGAAAATGCTCAATGAAGCATTAGAGCTTTTTGAGACTATGACAGTCACTTACCCACATATGCAATTGGATCTTTGTCATTCTTTTCTTGAATATTCTTGCAGTGAAGGGTTTGCACTAGTTGCACAGGCTTTGACCGAAGAAATGTCAAAGAAAGACTTTATCTTGGATGGTGTAGCTTACAGCCATCTACTGTTAGGGTTCTGCAAGGAGAAAAGAATTGCGAGAGCCTGTTTGCTATATGATATAATACTTGCCAAAAAACTGTCTCCAAAATTGGAGATTCTTGTTTTGTTAATCCCCGAGCTATGCAGAACAAAAGCTTTTAAGAAAATATCTGATCTGAGAGAGAGTATCTTGACAGAGCAGCCTTTGCTGCCTCTTTCTATCAGTAATCTAATGAATGGTTTTTGTAAGGCAGGGATTGTTGAAGAAGCAGCCAATGTACTTCAATACATGTTGCTGAAGGGTGTACGCCCACATGACGAAGTTCATAACATACTTCTTCAAGGTTATTGTCAGAGTAAGGACTTCAGGAAAGTTGCAGAATTACTTGGTTTTGTAATGAGACAGGGTATTACCATCTCAACACAGAGTTACCGGAGATTAGTGTCCGTCATGTGTATGGAGGGTAGATACACCTCTGCATTAAACGTAAAAGAGTTTATGCTTAAGGAAAATGAAAGTTTGCATGAGTTTATATATAATATTCTGATCTTTTATCTTTTCTTGTCTGGAAATGTGAAGATTGCAAATTCAGTGTTAGAAGAAATACAGGAGAGGGGATTTCATCTTAAGGAGACCACGTACAATCTTGTGGTCTATGGATTATCCTGCGTTGAAGATGTGTCACGTGCTCTTGATTATATGGGTAACATGATGTCAAAAGGAATCATACCGAGTAATCGTTGTTTCAGAGCAGTAATAAAGTGTCTCTGTAGAAGTGGGGAGCTTGAGAAAGCACTGAAGTTGAGTCAAGAAATGGAGTCACTTGGCCGGTTTCATGCTTCAACCATTCAATATTACATTGTGGAAGGTTTTCTAACCCATG GAAACTATATCCGAGCACCAACACATGGAACTCCCTTATTCAAAAAGTTTGTGAAGATGGAAAACCAGAAGAAGCAGAAGCACTACTTCATAACATGGTTCAGATGGGCGAAATTCCAGTCAGAAAGACTTACTGCTCCATGA